From the genome of Bacillus oleivorans:
TAGGCGTTGGTAAATCCACCATGACAAAAGCATTAGCGGATGCTCTTGGATATAAAACCTCCTTCGAGAAGGTAGATTCTAATCCATATTTAGATAAGTTTTACGCAGACTTTGAAAGATGGAGCTTCCATTTGCAAATCTATTTCTTAGCCGAACGTTTTAAGGAACAAAAAAGAATATTTGAATACGGAGGCGGATTTGTCCAAGACCGTTCCATTTATGAGGATACTGGTATTTTTGCTCGCATGCATTATGAAAAGGGCACGATGAATGAAGTGGATTATGAAACCTATAAAAGTTTATTTGATGCCATGGTTATGACGCCCTATTTTCCTCATCCTGATGTACTTTTATATCTAGAAGGATCTTTCGAAGACGTAGTGGAACGCATTCGTGAGCGCGGACGTCCAATGGAGCAGCAAACGCCGATCGAATATTGGGAAGAAATGTATAAACGTTATGAAAATTGGATTAATAGCTTTAATGCTTGTCCCGTTCTTCGTATTAACATAAACGATTATGATTT
Proteins encoded in this window:
- a CDS encoding deoxynucleoside kinase, producing the protein MNLRDKYGIPRNGVITIAGTVGVGKSTMTKALADALGYKTSFEKVDSNPYLDKFYADFERWSFHLQIYFLAERFKEQKRIFEYGGGFVQDRSIYEDTGIFARMHYEKGTMNEVDYETYKSLFDAMVMTPYFPHPDVLLYLEGSFEDVVERIRERGRPMEQQTPIEYWEEMYKRYENWINSFNACPVLRININDYDLINNADSIEPIVERISHFMKQAHLLKM